In the genome of Flavobacterium panacagri, one region contains:
- a CDS encoding M16 family metallopeptidase — protein MKTKLILAHFLFLGLTQVSAQFKTTFPLPKEVAHGTLPNGMQYFIMHNEWPKDRADFYFVQNVGAILENDDQDGLAHFLEHMAFNGTEHFKGKGIINMLEKQGVSFGKDINAYTAYDETVYNISNVPADNKTLLDSCMYVLHDWSGSLLLANNEIDAERGVIREEWRTRRNADYRAGEKIDKVVFQGSKYAKRNVIGDLNVINNFKYQVLRDYYKKWYQPQNQAVVIVGDIDVALIEKRVKEIFGSIPTPKKINKREYEKIPVQKENRYVLATDKELQRSGISLSYTMPKPIVQDEAEMTKSMQESLAMQLMNTRFGEYIINNETAGLSFGVRNDNLSRLDSKFSLNIAPKKGKFLEAFSEAYKEYERAIQNGFTQQELDRLKTKMRSNYDNRLANKDKISNGYWAEQLQMYFLEANPVMTLDQEYKWMNEFLNKVTLEQVNSAFRALEPKQNLIISVSAPEDAATKFPEANDYWNAMKTISNSKLEAYKEEELTASLVKEQLTEKAIAKTSDIKAFANAKQYTLANGAKVIIYPTTLSKDQILFSAYSAGGNSLADWQDLPSTQIATAVAAYSGLGDYKFTDLKKKLAGQTASVSPYIGGLYEGFNGSSNKESLTTLLQLTYLYFQHPRFDTTTFDKIKEQYQNKLNNAHNSNEKALSDTISVLNTNYSKRNWLLNQDFINAFDLNKAKKFYTERFSNAGDFTFLFVGNISEKDIALINTYLGNILSTPKTEKYVDHKIFMKDGKTEKTIFRTMDTPKTTVYLHLENKDVTYSKKNKILSYMVSEWLTKRYLETIREEEGGSYGVQVGTDLSQSPSPLFSLEINFDCNPDKADALVKIVHAELTRVQTETIPANMLEDIKQSIIKNYQEQIKENSYWLSVLTSYVRNDETPFDMELLKNTLSTITAKDLKEFTTNALKKSNSVQVLMKAK, from the coding sequence ATGAAAACAAAATTAATTTTAGCGCATTTTCTTTTCTTGGGTTTAACTCAGGTTTCGGCGCAGTTTAAAACTACTTTTCCATTGCCCAAAGAAGTGGCACATGGAACGCTTCCAAACGGAATGCAATATTTCATCATGCACAACGAATGGCCAAAAGACAGAGCCGATTTTTATTTCGTACAAAATGTCGGGGCGATTCTAGAAAACGACGATCAGGACGGATTAGCGCACTTTCTGGAACATATGGCTTTTAACGGAACAGAACACTTTAAAGGAAAGGGCATCATCAACATGCTAGAAAAGCAAGGTGTTTCTTTTGGAAAAGACATCAATGCTTACACGGCGTATGACGAAACGGTTTACAATATCAGCAACGTTCCTGCAGACAATAAAACTTTATTGGATTCTTGCATGTACGTACTGCACGACTGGTCAGGTTCTTTGCTTTTGGCTAATAATGAAATCGACGCAGAAAGAGGTGTGATTCGTGAAGAATGGCGCACCAGAAGAAATGCCGATTACAGAGCTGGAGAAAAAATCGACAAAGTAGTTTTTCAAGGTTCTAAATATGCCAAACGAAATGTAATCGGCGATTTGAACGTCATCAACAACTTCAAATATCAGGTTTTAAGAGATTATTATAAAAAGTGGTATCAACCGCAAAATCAGGCTGTCGTCATCGTAGGGGACATTGACGTGGCATTAATCGAAAAAAGGGTTAAAGAGATTTTCGGTTCGATACCGACTCCAAAGAAAATCAACAAAAGAGAATACGAAAAAATTCCGGTACAAAAAGAAAACCGTTATGTACTGGCAACCGACAAAGAATTACAGCGTTCTGGGATTTCGCTTTCGTACACCATGCCAAAACCAATAGTACAAGATGAAGCCGAAATGACCAAAAGCATGCAGGAAAGTCTTGCGATGCAGTTAATGAATACTCGTTTTGGAGAATACATCATTAACAATGAAACGGCAGGTTTATCTTTTGGTGTAAGAAATGATAATCTTTCGAGATTAGACAGTAAATTTTCATTGAACATCGCACCTAAAAAAGGTAAATTCTTAGAAGCATTTAGTGAAGCTTACAAAGAATATGAAAGAGCTATCCAAAACGGATTTACACAGCAGGAATTAGACCGTTTAAAAACCAAAATGCGAAGCAATTATGATAATCGTCTGGCAAACAAAGACAAAATCAGCAACGGATATTGGGCAGAACAATTACAGATGTATTTCTTAGAAGCCAATCCGGTTATGACTTTAGACCAGGAATACAAATGGATGAACGAGTTTCTAAATAAAGTGACTTTGGAACAGGTTAATAGTGCTTTCAGAGCTTTAGAACCAAAACAAAATCTAATCATATCGGTTTCTGCTCCAGAAGATGCTGCGACTAAATTTCCGGAAGCAAACGACTATTGGAATGCAATGAAAACCATTTCAAACAGCAAATTGGAAGCGTACAAGGAAGAAGAATTAACGGCTTCTTTAGTTAAAGAGCAATTGACAGAAAAAGCGATTGCAAAAACCAGCGACATTAAAGCTTTCGCAAATGCAAAACAATACACTTTAGCAAACGGCGCAAAAGTGATTATTTATCCAACAACCTTAAGCAAAGACCAAATTTTGTTTTCTGCTTACAGCGCAGGAGGAAATTCCTTAGCAGACTGGCAGGATCTTCCATCAACACAAATTGCAACGGCAGTAGCGGCTTATTCAGGATTGGGCGATTATAAGTTTACCGATTTAAAAAAGAAACTGGCAGGTCAAACGGCTAGTGTTAGTCCGTATATTGGAGGTTTATACGAAGGTTTTAATGGAAGCAGCAACAAAGAATCATTAACGACTTTATTGCAGTTGACATACCTTTATTTCCAGCATCCAAGATTTGATACGACCACTTTTGATAAAATCAAAGAACAGTACCAAAACAAACTGAATAATGCTCACAACAGCAACGAAAAAGCGTTAAGTGATACGATTTCAGTTTTAAACACGAATTACAGCAAACGCAATTGGTTATTGAATCAGGATTTCATCAATGCTTTTGATTTGAATAAAGCGAAGAAATTCTACACCGAGCGTTTTTCTAATGCAGGAGATTTTACCTTCTTATTCGTTGGAAACATTTCTGAGAAAGATATTGCTTTAATCAATACTTATTTAGGCAATATTCTGTCAACTCCAAAAACAGAAAAATACGTTGACCATAAAATTTTCATGAAAGACGGAAAGACTGAAAAAACGATTTTCAGAACAATGGATACACCAAAAACAACCGTTTATCTTCATTTGGAAAACAAAGACGTAACCTATTCTAAAAAGAACAAAATCTTAAGTTATATGGTTTCGGAATGGCTGACTAAACGTTATTTGGAAACCATTCGTGAAGAAGAAGGCGGCAGTTACGGCGTACAAGTTGGAACCGATTTATCGCAGTCCCCTTCTCCATTGTTTTCATTAGAAATCAATTTTGACTGTAATCCGGACAAAGCCGATGCCTTGGTAAAAATTGTTCACGCGGAATTGACAAGAGTACAGACAGAAACCATTCCCGCGAATATGCTGGAAGACATTAAACAATCTATAATCAAAAATTATCAGGAGCAGATCAAAGAGAACAGTTATTGGCTGAGCGTACTGACATCGTATGTTCGAAACGATGAAACACCTTTTGACATGGAACTTCTTAAAAATACATTAAGCACAATCACTGCCAAAGATTTAAAGGAATTTACAACAAATGCCTTGAAAAAATCGAACAGTGTGCAAGTGCTGATGAAAGCAAAATAA
- a CDS encoding alpha/beta hydrolase family protein — MKKIVLLCTLALGVHSLSAQKKAVDESAYQSWQRINSKALSYNGKWMSYSTVFQDEEKENKKQIIIQEAPKGKRLVLENCSDLKFIGKKDWIQYSKNDSTLVQNLKTGVKKLWKTNHYTTPLEGTDFLYYTRPETPKGAIFLQRLVCYNLESNDSTFVSNIKSSRFLKNKSIVYVQIEKDQVFLKHGAIGGKQETVYSGKASDFGDFQLNDKENGGTFTLKGNNSSDFNMVYYFNLNTNKTHLVFNYDEINLNNPDFSISKVAYGLNENSNFITLLVNSNKRPENTQIAKSNVEIWRSNQGTMERRQELLRSSKTLPSEQKFLYDIQNKKVIKVASTGEFDQVLIPESGNYKGVFASDKKPYAVETDWTFNERNDIYWIDATTGKSTKVLTGVFGNPTWNPQGSFAVYYDEKEKVWTIFDPASMQFKNISSQIPFPLSDDNVDMKSANTAYGIAGWLNNGNTVVLYDQFDLWAIDLTNQKKAYSLTQGYGRKNKVELRYGEQGFIGNLDQKKTVTLVGFDFNHKSNGVFQLNNNNSITKIFANPDYSVRIETVSGDNSSVLFSKSSYTIFPDLWWGTSAFGSQSRITDINPQQKEYAWGTAKVLTWKTFNGKENQGNLYLPDNYDSKKKYPVIVHFYEKHTTDFNTYQQPEVSSSNINIPTYLSRGYIVFQPDVHYVYGDVGNSVYNDVMSGVEYLIANGITEKGKIGIQGHSFGGYETSFLTTKTNLFSCAIVGSGVSNFTANYPVMRSNGISTMFKYEADQYRMGSSMHDNLDGYIKNSPLFSAKNIKTPILIFHNDNDRAVPYQEGQSLFFALRRLGKPALLINYKKEGHTLDDASNRKDWTLKMQLYFDYYLKGAAKPDWM, encoded by the coding sequence ATGAAAAAAATTGTTTTGCTATGTACACTCGCTTTGGGTGTACATAGTTTATCTGCACAGAAAAAAGCAGTAGACGAATCGGCTTATCAATCTTGGCAAAGAATCAACAGCAAAGCTTTATCATACAACGGAAAATGGATGTCTTACAGCACCGTTTTTCAGGATGAGGAAAAGGAAAACAAAAAACAGATCATTATTCAAGAAGCTCCAAAAGGAAAACGTTTGGTTTTGGAGAATTGCAGTGATTTAAAATTCATCGGAAAAAAAGACTGGATTCAGTACAGTAAAAACGACAGCACATTGGTGCAGAATTTAAAAACCGGAGTTAAAAAACTTTGGAAAACCAACCACTACACCACTCCGCTTGAAGGAACAGATTTCTTGTATTACACACGTCCGGAAACTCCAAAAGGAGCAATCTTTTTACAGCGTTTGGTTTGTTATAATTTAGAAAGTAATGACAGTACTTTTGTAAGCAACATTAAGTCGTCTCGTTTTTTAAAGAACAAATCGATTGTGTATGTGCAGATTGAAAAAGATCAGGTTTTTCTAAAACACGGAGCAATCGGCGGCAAACAAGAAACAGTTTACAGCGGAAAAGCATCAGATTTTGGTGATTTTCAATTAAATGATAAAGAAAACGGCGGTACTTTTACTTTAAAAGGAAACAACAGCTCTGATTTCAACATGGTTTATTATTTCAATTTGAATACTAATAAAACTCATTTAGTATTCAATTATGATGAAATCAATTTGAATAATCCTGATTTTTCCATTTCTAAAGTGGCGTATGGATTAAACGAAAACAGCAATTTCATTACGTTATTAGTAAACTCAAACAAACGTCCTGAAAACACTCAGATTGCAAAATCGAATGTTGAAATCTGGAGATCCAATCAGGGAACTATGGAACGCAGACAGGAATTATTAAGAAGTTCTAAAACACTTCCAAGCGAACAAAAATTTCTTTATGATATCCAAAATAAAAAAGTAATTAAAGTTGCTTCAACAGGCGAATTTGATCAAGTTTTAATTCCCGAATCCGGAAATTACAAAGGTGTTTTTGCGAGTGATAAAAAACCGTATGCAGTAGAAACCGACTGGACTTTTAACGAACGTAACGATATATATTGGATTGATGCCACAACAGGAAAATCGACCAAAGTACTGACTGGCGTTTTTGGAAATCCAACTTGGAATCCACAGGGAAGTTTTGCTGTTTATTATGACGAAAAAGAAAAAGTATGGACTATTTTTGACCCTGCTTCTATGCAGTTTAAAAACATTAGTTCTCAGATTCCTTTTCCACTTTCAGATGATAATGTAGACATGAAATCGGCTAATACAGCTTACGGAATAGCGGGCTGGTTAAACAACGGAAATACAGTTGTTTTGTACGATCAGTTTGATTTGTGGGCTATTGATCTTACCAATCAAAAAAAGGCATATTCGCTGACACAAGGTTACGGAAGAAAAAACAAAGTGGAACTTCGATACGGAGAACAAGGTTTTATAGGTAATTTGGATCAGAAAAAAACAGTTACTTTAGTTGGTTTTGATTTCAATCATAAATCCAACGGAGTTTTCCAATTAAATAACAATAATTCGATAACAAAAATATTTGCAAATCCAGATTACAGTGTTAGAATTGAAACTGTTTCTGGAGATAATTCAAGTGTTTTGTTTTCAAAATCAAGTTATACTATTTTCCCGGATTTATGGTGGGGAACTTCTGCTTTTGGATCACAATCTAGAATAACAGATATCAATCCGCAGCAAAAAGAATATGCTTGGGGAACTGCAAAAGTATTGACTTGGAAGACTTTTAACGGAAAAGAAAATCAAGGAAACTTATATCTTCCGGACAATTACGACAGCAAAAAAAAATATCCGGTAATTGTCCATTTTTATGAAAAACATACAACTGATTTTAATACCTACCAACAACCGGAAGTAAGTTCTTCGAATATTAATATTCCAACCTATTTAAGCAGAGGTTATATCGTATTTCAACCAGATGTACATTATGTTTACGGCGATGTCGGAAACAGCGTTTACAATGATGTCATGAGTGGTGTTGAGTACTTAATCGCAAATGGTATTACTGAAAAAGGTAAAATCGGAATTCAAGGACACAGTTTTGGCGGTTACGAAACTTCTTTCTTAACAACTAAAACAAATCTTTTCAGCTGTGCGATTGTGGGTTCTGGAGTAAGCAACTTTACGGCTAACTATCCTGTTATGAGATCCAATGGAATTTCGACTATGTTTAAATACGAAGCCGATCAATACCGTATGGGAAGTTCAATGCATGATAATTTGGACGGATATATTAAAAACTCGCCTCTATTTTCTGCGAAAAACATCAAAACACCAATTTTGATTTTCCATAATGATAATGACCGCGCAGTTCCTTATCAGGAAGGACAATCTTTATTCTTTGCACTTCGTCGTTTAGGAAAACCTGCTTTATTAATAAACTATAAAAAAGAAGGACATACTTTAGACGATGCCAGTAACAGAAAAGACTGGACACTCAAAATGCAACTGTATTTTGATTACTACTTAAAAGGTGCAGCAAAACCAGACTGGATGTAA
- a CDS encoding helix-turn-helix domain-containing protein: protein MSKIDTYSLEHHKSLFTDENDNKEYFYVQIEEHPYIDIPYRAESYAIEFLKKGSIILQTRLDKIVIKAPAILALGPNVIRSFSKDSESILMDIIFFKPKFFLETQTNVFFLSQYDFFENSKMHVFPLEKKNKTKFEQLFSLIQENLRTNHFHQASILRSYLYVLIFELDSMKKNLPQKEIQNPLFEKFKELLVKDFIKHRAPSYYAENLNVTRKYLSEVIKNNSGKTTREWIDEMVILEAKVLLQNKSLTINQISDTLHFSNQSVFGKFFKNYTQFSPLEYRNTI from the coding sequence ATGAGCAAAATCGATACCTATTCACTCGAGCATCATAAAAGTCTGTTTACAGACGAAAATGATAACAAAGAATATTTTTATGTACAGATTGAAGAACATCCGTACATTGATATTCCGTATCGGGCTGAAAGTTATGCTATTGAATTTCTGAAAAAAGGAAGCATCATATTGCAGACGCGATTGGATAAAATCGTGATTAAAGCACCGGCAATATTGGCTCTTGGGCCCAATGTTATTAGAAGTTTCAGCAAAGACAGCGAGAGCATTTTAATGGATATTATCTTTTTTAAACCGAAATTTTTTCTAGAAACTCAAACCAATGTCTTTTTTCTTTCTCAATATGATTTTTTCGAAAACAGTAAAATGCACGTCTTTCCTTTGGAGAAAAAGAACAAAACCAAATTCGAACAGCTTTTTAGTTTAATTCAGGAAAATCTTCGGACAAATCATTTTCATCAGGCTTCTATTCTCAGAAGTTATTTGTATGTTTTGATATTTGAACTGGATTCGATGAAAAAAAATCTGCCACAGAAAGAAATTCAAAATCCTTTGTTTGAAAAATTTAAAGAACTTTTGGTCAAAGATTTTATCAAACATCGTGCTCCATCCTATTATGCAGAAAATCTAAACGTGACGCGAAAATACCTTTCAGAAGTGATTAAAAATAACAGCGGTAAAACAACCCGCGAATGGATTGATGAAATGGTTATTTTAGAAGCCAAAGTACTGCTTCAGAATAAATCGTTAACCATTAATCAAATCAGCGATACTTTACATTTTTCGAACCAATCAGTTTTTGGAAAATTCTTTAAAAACTACACACAGTTTTCTCCTTTAGAATACCGAAACACTATTTAA